One genomic region from Pyxicephalus adspersus chromosome 1, UCB_Pads_2.0, whole genome shotgun sequence encodes:
- the LOC140321742 gene encoding keratin, type II cytoskeletal cochleal-like: protein MPHQSILATSGHKHFSSCSVALPKPSGSHSFLSHSSKHSHKTQHCFSSKSDHSVRSKGPKISMGSCNLRKGGYGHGSGFGIGGHSLGFSGSSGCGGITQVTVNQGLLAPLNLEIDPNIQRVRTEEKNQIKGLNNKFASFIDKVRFLEQQNKMLETKWALLQDQKTARCQIEPLFEAFIGNLRRQLENLECERARLDAERNSMESTVEELRRRYEDEVNRRTAAENEFVCLKRDVDAAFMNKAELQAKADSLTDEINFLRTLYDAEISQLQAQISDTSVLVSMDNSRDLDINGIIADVRNQYEEIANRSRAEAEAMYQSKFDDLQMAAGRKGNDLQSSRNEIAELNRKIQKLKGEIECAKSQRAALEAAISEAEERGEAAVRDAKNKLAELEAALQKAKQDMARQLREYQELMNVKLALDIEIATYRKMLEGEESR from the exons ATGCCTCATCAATCCATCTTGGCTACCTCTGGACACAAGCACTTTAGCTCCTGTTCTGTTGCTTTACCCAAACCTTCCGGTTCACACAGCTTTTTATCACACTCTTCTAAACACAGCCACAAGACCCAGCATTGCTTCAGCAGCAAGAGTGACCACTCTGTTCGGTCAAAGGGACCTAAGATTTCAATGGGAAGTTGCAATTTAAGAAAAGGTGGATATGGACATGGATCTGGATTTGGTATTGGTGGACATAGTCTAGGATTTAGTGGATCTTCTGGTTGTGGAGGAATCACACAAGTTACTGTAAACCAGGGTCTTCTGGCTCCTCTCAACCTGGAAATTGACCCAAACATCCAAAGAGtaagaacagaagaaaagaacCAAATTAAAGGTCTAAATAATAAATTTGCTTCCTTCATTGACAAG GTGAGATTTCTGGAACAGCAAAACAAGATGTTGGAGACCAAATGGGCTTTACTTCAAGACCAGAAGACAGCCAGGTGTCAGATTGAGCCTTTGTTTGAGGCTTTTATTGGTAACCTCAGGAGACAGCTGGAAAATCTGGAATGTGAGAGAGCTCGCCTGGATGCAGAGAGAAACAGCATGGAGAGCACTGTCGAAGAGCTAAGGAGAAG GTATGAAGATGAAGTCAATAGAAGAACAGCTGCTGAGAATGAATTTGTATGTCTGAAGAGG GATGTTGATGCCGCTTTCATGAACAAAGCCGAACTTCAGGCCAAGGCTGACTCTCTGACTGATGAGATCAACTTCCTTAGGACTCTGTATGATGCG gaaatcagtcAACTCCAGGCTCAGATTTCAGACACTTCAGTACTTGTATCTATGGACAACAGCCGAGACCTCGACATCAACGGTATCATTGCTGATGTCAGAAATCAATATGAAGAGATTGCTAACAGGAGCAGAGCAGAGGCTGAAGCCATGTACCAATCTAAG tttgATGATCTGCAAATGGCAGCTGGAAGGAAAGGAAATGATCTGCAGAGCAGCAGAAATGAGATTGCAGAACTTAACCGAAAAATTCAGAAGCTTAAAGGAGAAATTGAATGTGCCAAATCtcag CGTGCTGCACTGGAGGCTGCTATCAGTGAAGCCGAGGAACGTGGTGAAGCTGCTGTCAGAGATGCCAAAAATAAGTTGGCTGAACTGGAGGCTGCTCTACAGAAAGCCAAGCAGGACATGGCTCGCCAGTTGAGAGAATACCAGGAACTGATGAATGTCAAACTGGCTCTGGATATTGAGATTGCCACCTATAGGAAAATGCTGGAAGGAGAGGAGAGCAGGTGA